The following nucleotide sequence is from Austwickia chelonae.
CATCAAGCCGGTCATGGAGAGCCTGGCCGATTCCGGCGTCGAACTCGACTTCGCCGAGGCCCGTACGCTCATCAACCCGACTGGGCGTTTCGAGATCGGCGGACCCATGGGGGACGCCGGCTTGACGGGGCGCAAGATCATCGTCGACTCGTACGGTGGCACGGCCCGTCATGGTGGGGGCGCTTTCTCCGGCAAGGACCCGAGCAAGGTCGACCGCTCCGCGGCATATGCGACCCGCTGGGTGGCGAAGAACGTGGTCGCAGCCGAGCTGGCCCGTCGTTGCGAGGTCCAGGTGGCCTATGCGATCGGCAAGGCCCAGCCGGTCGGTCTGTACGTGGAGACCTTTGGTACGGAGACGGTTCCGGTCGAGGTCGTGGAGAAAGCCATTCTCGAGGTCTTCGACCTGCGTCCGGCCGCCATCATCGAAGAACTCGAGCTGCTGCGGCCGATCTACCGGCCTACTGCCGCTTACGGCCATTTCGGTCGTACCTCCGTTCCGGACGTGACGAATGCCTTCACCTGGGAGAAGACCGACCGGGTCGAGGAGCTGCGCCGCGCGATCGGCTGATACGCGGGCATCGCCCTGAACAGATCCAGGAGGCTGCCGGGCATCGGGATCAACAGTCTGGCGGTCTCCTGGTATGTCAGCCAGGTGCGGTAGAACATCTTCCATGGACGAGGCGTTGATCCCGCTGGGCGATCTTCAGGTATCGCCTGAGGTCCACAGCGAGGTCCCGTTGGCGGCAGCGGACCCGGTCGCTCTGGTTGCTCTTGATCTTCCGCTTCCTCACCTGGATCGAGGGTTCGAGTACGCGGTGCCTGCTGAGCTGGCCGAGCAGGCACAGCCGGGATGCCGGGTCAAGGTGATCTTCTCCCACCGTGAGGCGAACGGCTATCTCCTGGAGCGGCGTCCACATCCCGAATACGACGGGAGACTGGCACCGTTGCGTCGCGTGGTCAGCCCTGAACCGGTGCTCACCAGCAGACTGGCGCAACTGGCCCGACGGATTGCTGACGAACAAGCGGGAACCTTCGCCGATGTCGCCAGGCTGGCCGTTCCGCCACGGCATGCACGGGCGGAGAAACAACTGCGAGGTCCTGGTGAAATCTCCGATCTGCCAGAGGCTCCGGACCGATCAGCATGGTCGGTTTATCCGGCAGGGGAGAGTCTGCTCCGGCGGTTGGCCGATGGCGAGGAAGCCTCTGCCGCCTGGACCGCCGCCACCCACCACGATCCTGTCTACGACTGGCCTGCTGCGTTGGCCGAAGCCGCTCGGGCCACTTTTTCCGGGGGGCGCGGCGCGGTGATAGTTCTCCCGGACGGCCGTGACGTCGACCGGGTCGATCAGGAACTGACCAGACTGTTGGGAACCGGGCGACATGTGGTTCTCACTGCCGCGCTCGGGCCTGAAGCCCGGTATCGGGCGTGGCTGAAGGTGCTACGTGGGTATGTACGGGTGGTGGTGGGCACTAAAGCTGCCGCTTTTGCTCCGGTCGCCGACCTGGGGCTGGTGGCGTGGTGGGACGATGGTGACAACAACCATGTGGAGAAACGATCTCCGTATCCGCATGTGCGTCAGATCCTGCTCGCCCAGGCCGAACTGTCGGGCGCCTCGATCCTGGCCGGGGGGGTGACCCGTACTGCTGCGGTGCAGGCTCTGGTGGACGGAGGACGTGTGAAGGACGTCCTGGTCAGCCGGGCGGAACGTCGAGCTGCGGCGCCCAAGGTGTATATCGCTGGTGAGGGTGTCGACGAGGAACGGGACGGACCTGCCGCGCGGGCCCATCTACCCGGGATCGCCTGGCGGGTGGCCCGATCTGCTTTGGAGACCGGGCCGGTGCTGGTGCAGGTGCCCCGGCGGGGGTACATCCCGGCGTTGTCCTGCGAGCGGTGCCGCACCCCGGCACGTTGCCCGGAATGTTCCGGTCCGTTGTCCTGGCAGGAAGGTGCAACGGTGGCGGGTTGCCGGTGGTGTGGACGGAATGCAGCGGATTTCTGTTGCCCTGCCTGCGGAGGATTCCGGCTGCGGATCCGGGTGATGGGTGCGCAGCGGACGATGGAGGAACTGGGGCGGGCCTTTCCCGGGGTGCCGGTGGTCTACTCCCGGGCTGGCTCACTCGTGGAATGCGTCGAGGCGAAGCCTGCGATGGTGGTGGCCACCCCCGGTGCGGAACCTCGTGCCGAGTTGGGTTATGCGGCGGTCTTGTTGCTCGATGCGTGGGCCAGCTTGGATCGTCCGGTACTCGATGCGGGGGAGGAGGCCTTGCGCCGCTGGACAGGAGCAGCTTGCCTGACAGGTCCGGGCGGCCGTGTGGTGTTGGCCGGAGTCCCCGAGGCGCCCTCGATCCCTGCGGTGGAGGCTTTGGTGCGCTGGGCGCCGGAGTGGTTCGCCGGTCGGGAGCTGGTCGAGCGCGCGGAGCTGTGTCTGCCGCCCACGGCCTGGGTGGCTTCGTTGAGAGGGACCCGGCGAGCGGTGACAGACCTGGTGGACGTCGCTCGGCTTCCTCCGGAAGTGGAACGGCTGGGGCCGCTTCCGGTGCCGGAGAGCGAGGACGTCCACCTGTTGTTGCGGGCTCCGCATGCGTTCGGAGCGCAGGCCGCGGGCGGATTGCATGCGGCGCGGGCGGTTCGAGGAGCCAGAGGTGAACCCGATCTGGTGTCTG
It contains:
- a CDS encoding primosomal protein N', encoding MDEALIPLGDLQVSPEVHSEVPLAAADPVALVALDLPLPHLDRGFEYAVPAELAEQAQPGCRVKVIFSHREANGYLLERRPHPEYDGRLAPLRRVVSPEPVLTSRLAQLARRIADEQAGTFADVARLAVPPRHARAEKQLRGPGEISDLPEAPDRSAWSVYPAGESLLRRLADGEEASAAWTAATHHDPVYDWPAALAEAARATFSGGRGAVIVLPDGRDVDRVDQELTRLLGTGRHVVLTAALGPEARYRAWLKVLRGYVRVVVGTKAAAFAPVADLGLVAWWDDGDNNHVEKRSPYPHVRQILLAQAELSGASILAGGVTRTAAVQALVDGGRVKDVLVSRAERRAAAPKVYIAGEGVDEERDGPAARAHLPGIAWRVARSALETGPVLVQVPRRGYIPALSCERCRTPARCPECSGPLSWQEGATVAGCRWCGRNAADFCCPACGGFRLRIRVMGAQRTMEELGRAFPGVPVVYSRAGSLVECVEAKPAMVVATPGAEPRAELGYAAVLLLDAWASLDRPVLDAGEEALRRWTGAACLTGPGGRVVLAGVPEAPSIPAVEALVRWAPEWFAGRELVERAELCLPPTAWVASLRGTRRAVTDLVDVARLPPEVERLGPLPVPESEDVHLLLRAPHAFGAQAAGGLHAARAVRGARGEPDLVSVRVGVVDF